The Microbacterium horticulturae genome has a window encoding:
- a CDS encoding ABC transporter ATP-binding protein: MADAVIEVSGLTKSFGRFPALRGLDLNVAKGEVHGFLGPNGAGKSTTIRVLLGLLRADGGTARVLGGDPWKDVVALHRRLAYVPGDVSLWPGMTGGEAIDLLGSLRGGLDEARRKDLIERFELDPTKRGRQYSKGNRQKVAIVAALASDVELLILDEPTSGLDPLMENVFQEVIGEAKARGASVLLSSHILAEVESLADRLSIIRDGRIVETGTLADLRGHTRTTIHAGLRHPLPSEVLASLHDVHVDGDKLSATVESSRIGEAMSALARYEITALTVEPPSLESLFLRLYEPDAAGADEAAR; the protein is encoded by the coding sequence ATGGCCGACGCGGTGATCGAGGTCTCTGGCCTCACGAAGTCGTTCGGGCGCTTCCCCGCGCTGCGCGGACTCGACCTGAACGTGGCCAAGGGCGAGGTCCACGGCTTTCTCGGCCCGAACGGGGCGGGCAAGTCGACGACCATCCGCGTGCTGCTCGGGCTGCTGCGTGCCGACGGAGGAACGGCCCGTGTGCTCGGCGGCGACCCGTGGAAGGACGTGGTCGCGCTGCACCGCCGGCTGGCGTATGTGCCGGGCGACGTATCGCTGTGGCCGGGCATGACCGGCGGTGAGGCCATCGACCTTCTCGGTTCGCTGCGCGGCGGACTCGACGAGGCCCGGCGCAAGGACCTCATCGAGCGGTTCGAGCTCGACCCGACCAAGCGGGGGCGGCAATACTCGAAGGGCAATCGGCAGAAGGTGGCGATCGTGGCCGCACTGGCCTCCGACGTCGAACTCTTGATCCTCGACGAGCCGACGAGCGGGCTCGACCCGCTCATGGAGAACGTGTTCCAGGAGGTCATCGGCGAGGCGAAGGCGCGCGGCGCGAGCGTGCTGCTGTCGAGCCACATCCTCGCCGAGGTCGAGTCGCTCGCCGACCGGCTCTCGATCATCCGCGACGGGCGCATCGTCGAGACCGGCACCTTGGCCGACCTGCGCGGGCACACGCGTACGACGATCCACGCCGGGTTGCGGCATCCACTCCCTTCCGAGGTGCTCGCGAGCCTGCACGATGTGCACGTCGACGGCGACAAGCTGTCGGCCACGGTCGAGTCGTCGCGCATCGGCGAGGCGATGAGCGCGCTCGCGCGATACGAGATCACGGCGCTCACCGTCGAGCCGCCCTCGCTCGAGTCGCTGTTCCTGCGGCTGTATGAGCCTGACGCCGCGGGTGCCGACGAGGCCGCGCGATGA
- a CDS encoding TetR family transcriptional regulator, translating to MASEQHPPARRRPSGRRTGDSGTRDAILDAARDLFAAKGYDGASIRAIAARAGVDPALVRHFFTDKERLFATTMADRTAIPQRLAAAFSGSPDGRGRRLTTAYFEIWEDPEIRPVLLGLVRSAMTSGHGVMMLIEALTARAREDAPVPHIADSPAARGFALAASHLFGTSVARHVLQVPMLADLPLDELVDLVAPAVERYLAESA from the coding sequence ATGGCCAGCGAGCAGCATCCCCCCGCTCGTCGTCGACCTTCGGGGCGCCGGACCGGCGACAGCGGCACCCGCGATGCGATCCTCGACGCGGCGCGCGATCTGTTTGCCGCGAAGGGGTATGACGGGGCGTCCATCCGGGCCATCGCCGCGCGAGCCGGCGTCGATCCGGCCCTCGTGCGGCACTTCTTCACCGACAAAGAGCGGTTGTTCGCGACGACGATGGCCGATCGCACGGCCATCCCGCAGCGTCTGGCCGCAGCGTTCTCAGGTTCGCCCGACGGTCGCGGCCGACGCCTGACCACGGCCTACTTCGAGATCTGGGAAGACCCCGAGATCCGCCCGGTTCTACTCGGACTCGTCCGCTCGGCGATGACGAGTGGTCACGGCGTGATGATGCTCATCGAGGCGCTCACCGCGCGCGCCCGCGAAGACGCCCCGGTCCCCCACATCGCCGACAGCCCAGCCGCACGTGGGTTCGCGCTGGCGGCATCCCACCTGTTCGGAACATCGGTCGCGCGGCATGTGCTGCAGGTGCCGATGCTGGCCGACCTGCCGCTCGACGAACTCGTCGACCTGGTGGCGCCCGCGGTCGAGCGCTACCTCGCCGAGAGCGCCTGA
- a CDS encoding ribonucleoside triphosphate reductase, translated as MHAPDTVTVSSTVEEYLDRSDWRVNANANQGYSLGGLILNASGKLIANYWLNEVYAPEAGQAHRAGDIHIHDLDVFAGYCAGWSLRMLLEEGFNGAPGKIASAPPKHLTSALGQMVNFLGTLQNEWAGAQAFSSFDTYLAPFVRLDALGYDVVLQTMQEFVFNLNIPSRWGTQTPFTNLTFDWTVPDDLAEQHPLIGGAVQPFTYGELTDEMAMINRAFIEVMSGGDAAGRAFTFPIPTYNITRDFDWDGPNVEALFAMTAKYGLPYFQNFVNSDLDPHMIRSMCCRLQLDVTELLKRGNGLFGSAEQTGSLGVVTVNCARLGFVHAGDEDAVIRRLDELLEIARNSLEIKRAVIDGHIAGGLFPYTKRYLGGLHNHFSTIGVNGLNEYVRNFTGDTDDITTDRGRALALRLLDHVRARMVDFQTSTGNMYNLEASPAEGATYRFAKEDIARFPGIIHAGTEDNPYYTNSSQLPVGWTDDPFEALEQQEELQAKYTGGTVLHLYMGEALVSAVACKNLVRRSLERFRLPYITVTPTFSICPAHGYVSGHHEQCPTCGASCEVWTRVMGYFRPISSFNIGKKGEAAERLYFSQEVAAPEAALAGAPA; from the coding sequence ATGCACGCACCGGACACCGTCACCGTCTCATCGACCGTCGAGGAGTACCTCGACCGCTCCGACTGGCGGGTGAACGCCAACGCCAACCAGGGGTACTCACTGGGCGGCCTCATCCTGAACGCCTCGGGCAAGCTGATCGCCAACTACTGGCTCAACGAGGTGTACGCACCCGAGGCGGGGCAGGCGCATCGGGCGGGCGACATCCATATCCACGACCTCGACGTGTTCGCCGGCTACTGCGCGGGCTGGTCGCTGCGGATGCTGCTCGAAGAGGGCTTCAACGGCGCGCCCGGCAAGATCGCCTCGGCCCCGCCGAAGCATCTGACGAGCGCCCTCGGGCAGATGGTGAACTTCCTCGGCACCCTCCAGAACGAGTGGGCCGGCGCCCAAGCCTTCAGCTCGTTCGACACCTACCTCGCTCCGTTCGTGCGGCTCGACGCCCTCGGGTACGACGTCGTGCTGCAGACCATGCAGGAGTTCGTCTTCAACCTCAACATCCCCTCGCGCTGGGGCACGCAGACCCCGTTCACCAACCTCACGTTCGACTGGACCGTGCCCGACGATCTCGCCGAGCAGCATCCCCTCATCGGCGGCGCCGTGCAGCCGTTCACCTACGGCGAGCTCACCGACGAGATGGCCATGATCAACCGCGCCTTCATCGAGGTGATGAGCGGAGGGGATGCCGCGGGCCGGGCCTTCACCTTCCCGATCCCGACGTACAACATCACCCGCGACTTCGACTGGGACGGGCCCAACGTCGAGGCGCTGTTCGCGATGACGGCGAAGTACGGGCTGCCCTACTTCCAGAACTTCGTGAACTCCGACCTCGATCCGCACATGATCCGTTCGATGTGCTGCCGCCTGCAACTGGATGTCACCGAGCTGCTCAAGCGCGGCAACGGCCTCTTCGGCTCGGCCGAGCAGACCGGATCGCTGGGCGTGGTCACCGTCAATTGCGCCCGACTCGGCTTCGTGCACGCGGGAGACGAGGATGCCGTCATCCGTCGCCTGGACGAACTCCTCGAGATCGCGCGCAACAGCCTCGAGATCAAGCGCGCCGTGATCGACGGGCACATCGCCGGCGGCCTGTTCCCGTACACCAAGCGGTACCTCGGCGGCCTGCACAACCACTTCTCGACGATCGGCGTGAACGGCCTCAACGAGTACGTGCGCAATTTCACGGGCGACACCGATGACATCACGACCGACCGCGGGCGCGCGCTCGCGCTGCGACTGCTCGACCACGTGCGCGCGCGGATGGTCGACTTCCAGACCTCGACCGGCAACATGTACAACCTCGAGGCGAGCCCCGCCGAGGGCGCGACCTACCGCTTCGCGAAGGAAGACATCGCGCGCTTCCCGGGGATCATCCACGCCGGCACCGAGGACAACCCGTATTACACGAACAGCTCGCAGCTGCCCGTGGGGTGGACCGACGACCCGTTCGAGGCGCTCGAGCAGCAGGAGGAACTGCAGGCCAAGTACACCGGCGGCACTGTGCTGCACCTCTACATGGGCGAGGCGCTGGTCTCGGCGGTCGCCTGCAAGAATCTCGTGCGCCGCTCGCTCGAGCGCTTCCGCCTGCCGTACATCACCGTGACGCCGACGTTCTCTATCTGCCCCGCGCACGGGTACGTCTCGGGCCACCACGAGCAGTGCCCCACCTGCGGCGCCTCGTGCGAGGTGTGGACGCGGGTGATGGGCTACTTCCGCCCCATCTCGTCGTTCAACATCGGCAAGAAGGGCGAGGCCGCCGAGCGGCTCTACTTCTCGCAGGAGGTCGCAGCCCCCGAGGCCGCGCTGGCGGGAGCCCCGGCGTGA